The Camelina sativa cultivar DH55 chromosome 16, Cs, whole genome shotgun sequence sequence GGTTGTTTCTGTGTAACAAAACTTCACCTTTTTGGTTGCTCTTCAGTGGATATTATGATGGACAAATTCAAACGCAGACCAAAAGGGATTGCTTATGTCACATTCTCTTCTACTGAAGAAGCCGAGAAAGCTTTATTAGAACTCAATGGCCGGGTATATAAACTCCCCTTCTCTCCCTTTCAGAAATTTCTATATCTTATCTCTCAGATCATTCTAAGAAGCTTCGTCCGTTAATCTATTTTTATCTAAACTCTTTTCCCAATAATTTCTTGTGATGGAGCATTAGAATAAGATATGTTTGCTAAAGGAAATATTTTTGCTTGAAATAACCTGATCACACTGAACTGGTTATGTAGCGTAAATCTCATAAAGTTTTGATTGTATGGATAACAGTTGGTAGACGGACGGGTCGTGATCCTCGATACAGCTAAAGTTGCAAAACATAATCAACCAGACAGCAAGCCGAAGCAAACAGGTGGTGACAGTTGATACTTCTCTTTTGTCTTCTGCAACTTGTTAGATTACATTTTTTCAGACAAAACAACACTTCAAACCAGTTGAGGTTATTCGGAAATAGGatgtttgttagttttttttttttttggtaaaagtgTTTGTACTCACAGAAGTTattatgacaagaaaaaaagttggGAGCTTGTGGATGCATTATCCCAAATTCGAGGATTTGTGTTCGAACCTAGGCATCACGGACCGGTATATTGAATTGCTAAGTGTCTTCTCGAGTCTCGACTTTGTTTACCTCAGTGGAAGGAGTTTGGGGCAGCCAAGGTTAGTCTAGAACGTTTGGCGAGAAGATCTGTAACTTTTTACTGTTTTGTGTGGCAGAGAGAGACTCTTTACTTAGCACGAGTCTTCGACTGCAAGTCACGTAACCTTAAGAGTCTTGAGTCTTGTAGCCGattatgcttcttcttctttgtctccaCATAATGACCCATCCTTCTCTTTACAAGTTTATTTGTGTCTATGGTATCTTCATCTTATTACAGAACTAAAGCACCAATGAAGATCCTATGTGAAATTCGGCGTATAGACATCTGCTGAGATAGTtcgattataatttttatatacaacatTATGAAGCACACAACTTGTCTCTGAACTTTTGATAAAATTGGAATGATACcactcaaaattttgtttaacatttGCCTACCAAATACCCAAATTTCTAAGGTATCAGACAGACCAAGTTGCCACTCTGTCTACATCATAGGATCCAAAATTGTCTAACAAAATACCCAGATTTCTAACATTTGGCTACTTTCTATATTAGTACTTATCTATCTCTTAAAGCAAAGAAATGGAAGCTGGGTAGAATATGCAATAAGCATAACATTTGTAGTGAACGAGCATATCATGTATTTGAGCTGAATACGGGTTTTCAAGTGTGTGATTCCCGTTTTAAAACTTGACCTagtaacacaatacatttacaTTAGTCAACTCAACTTAATGTAAGAAAGTTTCATACATTAAACCAACATATGAGTTACATGTTGAAGCAAAAATTAAATCTGATCTTGTTTCCTGTCCTATAAATTCAAAGTATTTTCATGTATCCAAAATCATCCCAAGAATGAAGAATCTATATCGTAAAGATAGTCAACAAAGAAAggcaaaaacaagaaagatgggAAGCAAAGTTATTGTCTCAATTTTATTAAGTTAACAAAATCTGCCTACTTaattgtaaactcaaaccgacatataatttcgtt is a genomic window containing:
- the LOC104752645 gene encoding serine/arginine-rich splicing factor 12-like isoform X2 encodes the protein MLNHFLNRCSTPSLLFSRTFSSTLFVKGVSFSSTEETLAQAFSQYGQVLRVDIMMDKFKRRPKGIAYVTFSSTEEAEKALLELNGRLVDGRVVILDTAKVAKHNQPDSKPKQTVGSLWMHYPKFEDLCSNLGITDRYIELLSVFSSLDFVYLSGRSLGQPRLV
- the LOC104752645 gene encoding serine/arginine-rich splicing factor 12-like isoform X1, yielding MLNHFLNRCSTPSLLFSRTFSSTLFVKGVSFSSTEETLAQAFSQYGQVLRVDIMMDKFKRRPKGIAYVTFSSTEEAEKALLELNGRLVDGRVVILDTAKVAKHNQPDSKPKQTEVIMTRKKVGSLWMHYPKFEDLCSNLGITDRYIELLSVFSSLDFVYLSGRSLGQPRLV
- the LOC104752645 gene encoding cold-inducible RNA-binding protein-like isoform X3, with the translated sequence MLNHFLNRCSTPSLLFSRTFSSTLFVKGVSFSSTEETLAQAFSQYGQVLRVDIMMDKFKRRPKGIAYVTFSSTEEAEKALLELNGRLVDGRVVILDTAKVAKHNQPDSKPKQTGGDS